A region of the Culex quinquefasciatus strain JHB chromosome 1, VPISU_Cqui_1.0_pri_paternal, whole genome shotgun sequence genome:
CGCACACACTTGATGAACCGGTTCTTGTCCTCAACGCGCCAAAACTTGACCAGAACGGCGTCCGTATGCTGATTCTTCTTGAACACCAGGGGCGCACTTCCTTGACGTCTGGTGCTTCGAAACCAGTAGCCTTACAGACGTTCTGGAACACTTCCCGGTGTTGCTCCGGGCGTTCCAGCTTGAACCCTTTGATCAGGATCTCGTCCTGCAGCTGCGCCTGCTTGAGATCTGCGATCTCCTGCTTGAGGAGACGGTTCTCGGCGGTGACAGCGTCCACGCGATGGGAAAGCTTCAACAGGTTGCCCTGAAGGACcttgttgagtttttccaacTCGTCGAGCTTGCACAGCTTTGCCGAAATCTCCTGCAGCTGCTGGGAGATGGCCTCCTGGTCAATTTGCGGCTTGCTGGTTTTTCCCACCTTGCTGTTCACGGATCGTCTGCTCGTCATCCTAACCTCAAACTTGACGCTGAGGACGTCGCAAAAAATGGGGATGTTTTTGTCCTGCTGGAACCGGTGCCGTTTAACCCCCACTTGTCCCGATCCGTTAATGACCTCCGACGGCcggaaatatgaaaataaacGAGATAAAACGCGAAAAACGTTAATAAAATGTACTATGCTTGAGGAGCAAAACAAAGCTGACCTTTCCgttgcagtgttgccagaaatcTTCCTAATTATTAATCTTCttaattattttgaccaattttatgaACATTTACCTTGAATCATCGATTTTCTGCATTTTCTGCGATTTTTCCTGCTCCAGGCGCATCTCAATTTTGAGATCGAGTTGCCCATCTCAATTTTGAGATCAAGTTGGTCATCTCAACGTTGAGTGGTTTCACTTTTAGCCGGTTTATGCGACATTCATCTCAAAATTGAGATTGCCTGGTTAGCGTGTGGCTTTGCAGCTGATATGATATGATATATACAGACTTGCTCTCAGTGGAAGTTGTCTCATAATttcgaaaagttgaaaaagttttctGTTGTAAAAAATGGCAATGCGTGCTAACAtcttcaatgaaaattttcttaatGAAGCAGATCAGGACGCAAACACTGTTCTGATTGAATTGGATAAAGGTAGCATAGGTCATTGATTGATCGCTTTGTTTTAGTTCTCTTTACGTATCTAATACCTGTGTTCTGTTGTTTTAGGTCTGAGGTCCGCTAAAATTGGAGAACAATGTGAGGCTATCATTCGATTTCCTAAGCTTTTTGAGAAGTATCCTTTCCCAATTTTGATAAACTCTTCTTTCCTGAAATTGGCCGAATTGTTTCGTATCGGGTATGTTAACAAACACGATATCCCTAACTTGTTCGtgtatgttttgtttgtttatgatTTAAGATCAAATCTATCCCGGCTTTGGATTCTAAGAGTTTGTCAACAAAGTGAGAAACACCTGGAGAAAATAGTTAACGTGGAGGAATTTGTGAAACGTATTTTTATGGTCATCCATTCTAACGATCCTGTAGCTCGAGCACTTACGTTGAGGTAAATTGTGAACATCGTTAATTATAAAGCTAAGTATGCATGCAGatgaaccggctccgtggcttaatggttacggcttctgtctcacaagcagaaggttcagagATCAACCTGTTGGGGATTTGAGCATCCCCACTAAATTCGAAGCTCATCGCAGACATCTTCACTCCTGTCATGTGGATGACGCCGacagagacgcatcgagctctacaggctcaataaaactccttacctgctctgtatggtagaacagagctaagctctgtatgcagcgaacagagccagctctgtatggggaaaaataatattgatttgcGATTTGCgaaaaacgataagttttagaaagttgacatgttctagaaagttgctggtaccaaaaggttctatattattgtctcagacgtcattacaatttggTTGATtctagttgtgcaaaacaagaaaaaactatttattctctaagatacaaggtatagaatttttttgttttcgacaaagttgctcaacTACCAAAAATGGACAACTCTctctaagacaccaaatctctatcttcaatagataccgaaataaaaaataaaaactatttttataatgaATACTGCTTGTgacaaacacaaagcgaccgcgtcgtaggcacaggtaatatgaggcatgtttggtagagatcgtctgaagtgaaaactagtacagcagagtgttcatagagagtttttatgttaaatgctctcgtctggatggttgaaagaaatttcagataaaattatacaaatttataaaattatattctttttattgtactggtaagtaattaagattagaaacaacaaaattattgcacagctatttttatgtttgtcttgataaaacaaatgtttaagagcgagtttttcaccaatgtgtaacaggtcgtatcgaggtgctccgattgggatgaaactttcagcgtttgtttgtctatacatgagatgaactcatgccaaatatgcgCCCTcttcgacaaagggaagtggggtaaaacgggctttgaagtttaaggtccaaaaaacctaaaaaatcttaaaattgctcgcatttccgtaaaactttatcaattccaactcttttagatgcattcgaatggtcttttgaagcactttaaaatgtgtaatagacatccaggattggtttaactttttctcttagcttttgcaaattactgtcaaaaatggatttttttaaaacttcaataaCTTtgtgcaacagcctccaacacccatactcccataggtcaaaagataggtaatttcatggactataagcctacggtgttaactttttggccaattgcagtttttctcatagtttttcgatttttctagaacaaacattttacaacgttagtttttggcgtgtaggccgccatagcggcactttttggtctcaattttgtcatattcggaatcctcggacaatttcacgtaagttagaagtattggaattgtaaatttgtttggaaaaattgccatttagaatgaattaaaaaaaaaaattaacaatttgttggattaagggtaaaacaggttttcgcctacttgatacagcatttgacgtattgatcacagggtaagtaagatctatttcttttttcaaaaatgttttatttaattattttttaaatcaaatttacaaatccaatacttctaaattacgtaaaattgttcgaggattccgaatatgacaaaattgagaccaaaatgtgccgctatgacggcctacacgccaaaaactaacgttgtaaaatgtttgttctagaaaatcgaaaactatgagaaaactacgattggccaaaagttaacaccgtaggcttatagtccatgtaattacctatcttttgacctatgggagtatgggtgttggaggctgttgcaaaaagatattaaggttttaaaaaaaatcaatttttgacagtaatttgcaaaatctAAGAGaaaaaatcggttaagccagttccgagaaaagtgagtgagaaaaaaaattctacgtccatccacacgcacagacatttgctcagaatttgattctgagtcgataggtatacgtgaaggtgggtctacgagacctatttaagaagttcgtttttcgagtgattttatagcctttcctcagtaaggtgaggaaggcaaaaacgaaccaatcctggatgtctatagcacattttgaagtgcctcaaaaaacctttcgaatgcatctaagaaagttggaattgatgaagttttacggaaatgcgagcaattttaagattttttcggttttttggacctcaaattcaaagcccgttttaccccacttccctttgtcgtagagggctcatatttggcatgagttcatctcatgtatagacaaacaaacgctgaaagtttcatccaaatcggagcacctcgatacgacctctagaacaaaccgagcaaaatttacaaatactgcctcttaacaaaattacaagttttgtacaacaaattaagattaaaaacaatttcaaatacgcaggctaaaaaaataaaaactaaatcttctaacaattattttaattttataaaaagaaaatcagttaacatgagtttaaccttataaagatttcaggaaacttttctattttatttaattcaacagaaaaaaaactatatttttcaagcaagataaccattagaaagttttaagctctaaataatctctatgatatttttttacattttgtcaccttttttaaataaaataagaaaatgaaattaaatagcaaaaaccattttttctttatttctcaagccaggaaatcagtgaagagtttcatgctctaaatgctctctatggaaatttgccattttattacctgcattctaaatactttttttatttttcaaacaaaggaaagcagtgaagagtttttagctctaaatgctctctatggaaatttagtAAAAACATAATCGACAATAAAATATattatcgatttattttgtccaacttaaatttaattacattATTCAACTCATTTGatgttgcaggccaaggattgatacctaagaacatgcaatggcactggccttgttgcgtgctcttcggttgacgtccacgtaaggaacatcctggaaggagcgtaactaactacatcccaccatggggtatttccatataagcgagcggccaaaaatatttttttgcttttttgtgacttttttgtgttgtttgtacttagtataatgaaaacaaatgaattttgatttttttccaaaaaaacccgatttaatcccaccaggggtgagatagagcctttcttactaaagaatataacttctctcaattcacaacatcgacttgatacaaaaaatcttatgatgaaagcaaggtattattaatgatgtgttttctaaaagaaattgaaaacgcaattttcacctatcgaatatttttaatcgtacaaattcttagcttccaatgcgcaagtgacgacacacaccgcggttttggttttctagttttggtacgagcccaaaaaccgaacaaagcaggcgcaaagcaaaaccgagttaaccgcacagtgggaagcttgccattcagcgtctacgaaagtgagaaagtcagagatagatatttttacaaccgcaccactacacactcaatcgtaATACCTTAggaagatagccattggcgtcgcgagcattgaaaactttgaaaacgatataaagcttagaagcttcgaaagctcctattggaatccaatgaactccgttaaataaaacgacacgacaaatgaagcctacttaaaggcgattttaggagcacacggaaacaaattgattgtacccggatgaatgtcctatgtcaaaaaagtttctgcataaacattggacagttatgcaaaaacggacagagcaaaagaaaccgaaaagctacgatatcttacatgttgaaggaaacatcggtagacaagctactacgaacAAGTATAAGTCAAgccgaaacatatgcgccagcattctcgcgccagtattcgaagctcaacttgacaaattgtcgacttggcgacgaagcgtcgaaaatcgatgcagtgtgatttttagcgtttttcggattacaattcatgctgaatcgacatagttacgaagctggaaatgacgtcctggcttaaagtaaaacctatacctttctttagtaagaaaggcaaaagtaaatcgttcaaaaattgatccggattgccgatcgatgtcgaatttgtttcagatgctcactcatggtctgtactatgaatgtagcaagaaatttcgaataaaatcagaaatgaaaaatgttggcgaaggtcaccaggtgggcttttacctttttttagggattttgtttcttatggtaggtcaatcaaacggctctaactccagaaccatattatgaatctggatgaaaatttgggaggttgtagggctcgaaaaatgcaatttttgagataaataaaaggtatgaaaatgaaaaattttgaccatattttcatttgaaaactgtgtattttctggaaaagtctggccgcatccgaaaacagatggataattcgaaatttgcgcggcaactcgcccaggttcagcacactagctttcatctgcatttaagagaatcgaaatcggatttatgggagctgagaacggcgcgacacaaatttttgcaaaattttaccacatacgaacatcactcgacctccacggaatttattttctcaaaattcgagggttcgagatagacgagttctgtcaaggtgaatcgatagagcgtcgaaaatcgatgcagtgtgattttttagcgatttttcggattacaattcatgctgaatcgacatatttacgaagctggaaatgacgtcctggcttaaagtaaaacctatacctttctttagtaagaaaggcaaaaagtaaatcgttctaaaaattgatccggattgccgatcgatgtcgaatttgtttcagatgctcactcatggtttgtactatgaatgtagcaagaaatttcgaataaaatcagaaatgaaaaatgttggcgaaggtcaccaggtgggcttttacctttttttagggattttgtttcttatggtaggtcaatcaaacggctctaactccagaaccatattatgaatctggatgaaaatttgggaggttgtagggctcgaaaaatgcaattttgagataaataaaaggtatgaaaatgaaaaattttgaccatattttcatttgaaaactgtgtattttctggaaaagtctggccgcatccgaaaacagatggataattcgaaatttgcgcggcaactcgcccaggttcagcacactagctttcatctgcatttaagagaatcgaaatcggatttatgggagctgagaacggcgcgacacaaatttttgcaaaattttaccacatacgaacatcactcgacctccacggaatttattttctcaaaattcgagggttcgagatagacgagttctgtcaaggtgaatcgatagagcgtcgaaaatcgatgcagtgtgattttttagcgatttttcggattacaattcatgctgaatcgacatagttacgaagctggaaatgacgtcctggcttaaagtaaaacctatacctttctttagtaagaaaggcaaaagtaaatcgttcaaaaattgatccggattgccgatcgatgtcgaatttgtttcagatgctcactcatggtctgtactatgaatgtagcaagaaatttcgaataaaatcagaaatgaaaaatgttggcgaaggtcaccaggtgggcttttacctttttttagggattttgtttcttatggtaggtcaatcaaacggctctaactccagaaccatattatgaatctggatgaaaatttgggaggttgtagggctcgaaaaatgcaatttttgagataaataaaaggtatgaaaatgaaaaattttgaccatattttcatttgaaaactgtgtattttctggaaaagtctggccgcatccgaaaacagatggataattcgaaatttgcgcggcaactcgcccaggttcagcacactagctttcatctgcatttaagagaatcgaaatcggatttatgggagctgagaacggcgcgacacaaatttttgcaaaattttaccacatacgaacatcactcgacctccacggaatttattttctcaaaattcgagggttcgagatagacgagttctgtcaaggtgaatcgatagagcgtcgaaaatcgatgcagtgtgattttttagcgatttttcggattacaattcatgctgaatcgacatagttacgaagctggaaatgacgtcctggcttaaagtaaaacctatacctttctttagtaagaaaggcaaaaagtaaatcgttcaaaaaattgatccggattgccgatcgatgtcgaatttgtttcagatgctcactcatggtctgtactatgaatgtagcaagaaatttcgaataaaatcagaaatgaaaaatgttggcgaaggtcaccaggtgggcttttacctttttagggttttgtttcttatggtaggtcaatcaaacggctctaactccagaaccatattatgaatctggatgaaaatttgggaggttgtagggctcgaaaaatgcaattttgagataaataaaaggtatgaaaatgaaaaattttgaccatattttcatttgaaaactgtgtattttctggaaaagtctggccgcatccgaaaacagatggataattcgaaatttgcgcggcaactcgcccaggttcagcacactagctttcatctgcatttaagagaatcgaaatcggatttatgggagctgagaacggcgcgacacaaatttttgcaaaattttaccacatacgaacatcactcgacctccacggaatttattttctcaaaattcgagggttcgagatagacgagttctgtcaaggtgaatcgatagagcgtcgaaaatcgatgcagtgtgattttttagcgatttttcggattacaattcatgctgaatcgacatatttacgaagctggaaatgacgtcctggcttaaagtaaaacctatacctttctttagtaagaaaggcaaaaagtttaattttcgattttttcatatatttgaggccacatgcattaaagtggtgaattttaatattcttgctctgtctatttgatgcacggaatggcggtttatgctatgttaaagtttctgatttacgttcaatctcctccccttcttcttgagttaaaatccacctctctttgaatgaatttctaattttaataaacgtacctaagtaccaacaaagtcatgaatatcaaatcaatttcaaaacatgcatAGTAGGTACATTATTTCTTCCTCTGCAGGTAAAATAATAtgcttttaaccaagcgtatacgcgaaatcattaattttcctgcatgaatcaaaatattcaaaatgacataactcaaaaagtgcacataagtgcactttgaaatttagagacaagttaggacatggttcaaattttaggctgcaaaattttcagatcgcacaaatgcacacaaaaaaagtactccattaacaaagttg
Encoded here:
- the LOC119769928 gene encoding integrator complex subunit 7 — its product is MAMRANIFNENFLNEADQDANTVLIELDKGSIGLRSAKIGEQCEAIIRFPKLFEKYPFPILINSSFLKLAELFRIGSNLSRLWILRVCQQSEKHLEKIVNVEEFVKRIFMVIHSNDPVARALTLRTIGAVACVIPEKEQVHHAIRNALDSSRIEIEAAIFASVNFAAQSKDYFDRGLRMSQVMLPGSFFPDEINGNSATISSTGQLITKRAILLQPGCLFGSPN